The proteins below are encoded in one region of Mangifera indica cultivar Alphonso chromosome 7, CATAS_Mindica_2.1, whole genome shotgun sequence:
- the LOC123220488 gene encoding transcription factor bHLH62 isoform X1 translates to MEIQSNWKDQNDPFESGLSSIVTSPAASNGSVIPAHTFMIRKVIGRLGNICNSSDISPQSYLNNPFSIPFESEKHGGSQDGRKKFSRPSTPEDSSFSEQIPKTQTDSNPRKRKSIPRPKLVVETEESDTKRSKAETNATDNSKPEPPKDYIHVRARRGQATDSHSLAERVRREKISEKMKFLQDLVPGCNKVTGKAVMLDEIINYVQSLQRQVEFLSMKLASMNPRMDFSMDALLSKHMQMFQSPGSQQPTLCPLDSSMTFPFGHQQELPLYNNIAENQFLMSQFRPINEAASQSQVSSFWEDDLQSLVQMGFNRNPPQAFYGSIR, encoded by the exons ATGGAAATTCAATCGAATTGGAAGGATCAAAACGATCCCTTTGAGTCTGGTTTGAGCTCCATTGTTACATCTCCAGCAGCATCCAATGGCTCTGTCATTCCTGCCCATACTTTTATGATCAGAAAAGTTATTGGAAGACTTGGAAACATCTGTAATTCTTCTGATATTTCACCTCAGTCTTACCTTAATAATCCTTTCTCAATTCCATTTGAATCAGAAAAGCATGGTGGATCTCAAGATGGGCGTAAGAAATTCAGTAGGCCTTCAACGCCTGAGGACTCTTCATTCTCAGAGCAGATCCCAAAAACCCAAACTGATTCTAAtcccagaaaaagaaaatcaattccAAGACCAAAG TTGGTAGTAGAAACTGAGGAATCTGATACAAAGAGAAGCAAGGCAGAGACAAATGCAACTGATAATTCAAAGCCAGAGCCACCGAAAGATTATATTCATGTTAGAGCCAGAAGAGGTCAAGCTACAGACAGCCATAGTTTGGCCGAACGA GTTCGTCGAGAAAAAATTAGTGAGAAAATGAAGTTCCTTCAAGATCTTGTTCCAGGTTGCAATAAG GTGACTGGAAAGGCAGTCATGCTTGATGAAATCATCAACTACGTCCAGTCATTGCAGCGCCAAGTTGAg TTTCTCTCCATGAAGTTGGCTTCTATGAATCCAAGAATGGACTTCAGCATGGATGCTCTCCTGTCAAAACAT ATGCAGATGTTTCAATCTCCTGGATCTCAGCAACCTACACTTTGCCCACTAGATTCTTCGATGACATTCCCTTTTGGGCATCAGCAAGAGCTGCctctatataataatattgcagaaaatcaatttttaatgagCCAATTCCGTCCCATTAATGAAGCCGCCTCTCAGTCTCAG GTTTCATCGTTCTGGGAGGACGACCTTCAAAGCCTTGTGCAAATGGGTTTTAACCGGAATCCGCCGCAGGCCTTTTATG GGTCAATCAGATGA
- the LOC123220488 gene encoding transcription factor bHLH62 isoform X2, giving the protein MEIQSNWKDQNDPFESGLSSIVTSPAASNGSVIPAHTFMIRKVIGRLGNICNSSDISPQSYLNNPFSIPFESEKHGGSQDGRKKFSRPSTPEDSSFSEQIPKTQTDSNPRKRKSIPRPKLVVETEESDTKRSKAETNATDNSKPEPPKDYIHVRARRGQATDSHSLAERVRREKISEKMKFLQDLVPGCNKVTGKAVMLDEIINYVQSLQRQVEFLSMKLASMNPRMDFSMDALLSKHMFQSPGSQQPTLCPLDSSMTFPFGHQQELPLYNNIAENQFLMSQFRPINEAASQSQVSSFWEDDLQSLVQMGFNRNPPQAFYGSIR; this is encoded by the exons ATGGAAATTCAATCGAATTGGAAGGATCAAAACGATCCCTTTGAGTCTGGTTTGAGCTCCATTGTTACATCTCCAGCAGCATCCAATGGCTCTGTCATTCCTGCCCATACTTTTATGATCAGAAAAGTTATTGGAAGACTTGGAAACATCTGTAATTCTTCTGATATTTCACCTCAGTCTTACCTTAATAATCCTTTCTCAATTCCATTTGAATCAGAAAAGCATGGTGGATCTCAAGATGGGCGTAAGAAATTCAGTAGGCCTTCAACGCCTGAGGACTCTTCATTCTCAGAGCAGATCCCAAAAACCCAAACTGATTCTAAtcccagaaaaagaaaatcaattccAAGACCAAAG TTGGTAGTAGAAACTGAGGAATCTGATACAAAGAGAAGCAAGGCAGAGACAAATGCAACTGATAATTCAAAGCCAGAGCCACCGAAAGATTATATTCATGTTAGAGCCAGAAGAGGTCAAGCTACAGACAGCCATAGTTTGGCCGAACGA GTTCGTCGAGAAAAAATTAGTGAGAAAATGAAGTTCCTTCAAGATCTTGTTCCAGGTTGCAATAAG GTGACTGGAAAGGCAGTCATGCTTGATGAAATCATCAACTACGTCCAGTCATTGCAGCGCCAAGTTGAg TTTCTCTCCATGAAGTTGGCTTCTATGAATCCAAGAATGGACTTCAGCATGGATGCTCTCCTGTCAAAACAT ATGTTTCAATCTCCTGGATCTCAGCAACCTACACTTTGCCCACTAGATTCTTCGATGACATTCCCTTTTGGGCATCAGCAAGAGCTGCctctatataataatattgcagaaaatcaatttttaatgagCCAATTCCGTCCCATTAATGAAGCCGCCTCTCAGTCTCAG GTTTCATCGTTCTGGGAGGACGACCTTCAAAGCCTTGTGCAAATGGGTTTTAACCGGAATCCGCCGCAGGCCTTTTATG GGTCAATCAGATGA